In Silene latifolia isolate original U9 population chromosome 6, ASM4854445v1, whole genome shotgun sequence, the genomic window CATTATGTGACCATTTAAAATCAATGCTGACATTCTTGAATTTTGTATAGGTCCGCGTCCGTAATTGGATGACAACAAGGAGGAATCTTTCTGTGGTTAATGTTATACACAAGAGGCTGATGAGGGAGTTAGGAGGCCAGGAGGATGCTGGCTGGTGTAGATCTTCAGTCAAGTGAGATGACAAGTGGAGCTTCTGGGTCGCAATCACAGGGATCGTTTACACAAGCGTTGGCCAATCCAGAGTTTGTTGCAGCTTGGAATGCTCTAGGAGAGAAGTTGGATGCCCTGATTGATGTGGAAATGGTTCATCCACCGTCCTTTTCACTTGGCGTAGAAGACATTGGAGCTCCCAGTCAGAGGGTAACCCAGCCTAACACTCGCACTAGGGCACGGAAGACTAATGCACAGGCTAAGTAGTGCAGTTTATGACAACGGGTTTGGGTTTGGTATGGCCTCATTTTGGGTATTGTATAAGGCCTTGCATTTTGGACATGTTCGGTTAGTTGTTTTGTAAATGTGGTGACTGACTTTTATTTTGGACGTTTGGTATCTCCGTCACAGACGGATTGATGGTTGTAACTGGTAAGGCGAATGCTTTTGAACATGttatgataagtttatgttggTAAGAATGTGTGTTGGTATAGCACATATGATAACATTTTGATAAGCAATGGCAACAGAATAGATGATCACAGTTATTTCACACATATGATAGCAGGTGAAGGTTTCATGACATATACATAAGCATGTTGTCTTATGTTGACAAATTCCCCTATTATGTTGTCAGTTTTAATAGGTCAACATTGAAGACATGTTGACATGTTTCACCATTGTGTTAGCATGTAAAAGATAATGAAAACTTATTTAGTGGTAACATTTGGAACAGAAATGGCAACATAAAAGATGATCAGTAGTTATTTAGCACATATGATAACAGGTGAAGGTTTCATGACAGATACATGAGCATGGTGTCTTATGATGACAAATTCCCCCATTATGTTGTCACTTTTAATAGGTCAACATTGAAGACATGTTGACATGTTTCGCCATTGTGTTAGCATGTATAAGATGATGACAACTTATTTAGTGGTGGTCAGGAAGCCATGAAAGATGGATGTCATTTTGTGACATAATTTTCTCTGTAATGTTAATATTATGTGAACATATTTGTCTATTATGTTATGAATTTATATATGGTGACATTTTCTGACATTTTGTGAATTTATATATGGTAACATTCTATTATGTAATTGATTGTCTTATGTGATTTAAGGGCAATTTTAGTTGGATGTAATGGCAAATGGAAACCTAAAAGTTTGGGAATAATGCTGCACATGTTGACATAAATAGACGTTATATTACCTCTTCAAAAGTGCAGCGAAAACGTGCGATGGTGGTCATGTAATGACCTAAATTTAACGGTGGTCACGTGCAATGGTGCTCACGTGTCCGTCATTCTTaacataatttgaaaataaaaactAAGAGACGCCATAGTTATTGCGCCAAGATGATACGTAGTAGGTAGGTGTCGCTCTCAAAAGGTGAAACTGAAGGAATAGCTGAAGCACTCACAGGAGCCGCGGTACTAGCGTGTAGGAATCAGCATTGAACTGGGCGTTGTCATTGGTTTTCTTCGCTCTTTTCTTCTTACCGAGGGCCCTTTTCTTCCTTTGGCTCCTCCCTTTCGTCGTACATCGAACGGGGTCTAAAACAGCACGGTTTTCAGATGGTTGGGTGTTATTGTCCGCATCCGTAGCAATGCTTTGAAGTAGAGCGGTCACTTCAGCGTTGGTTGTACCATAGAAGTTCTCGACAATTGCCCTAGCCTCTTTAACGTTCTGGCTCTTTGTTATCAGATTGTTGACATTTGTAAACATTGAACGTCGCCAATTGACGGCCTCATTTGCAGCGCTTCGGCGCATGTCTACCGGGAGTAAACGATTCTACACCTCAGTCTTCGCGAACTTCGTCCACCGCCTTCGAATATATGCAGACGGGATTCCCTGGACAGAGTGCATGTGGAGGACCCTAATAATGTGACTGCATAGAACACCCATCACTTGATACTTCATACAAGTGCAGTCAGTTAGGTGGTTCCCGCAATCATAGGTCACGTGATGGGATGATCCCTCATTGCCGCCAGTGTGGACCCTGTACAATAGGGTAGAATCCTCGGATTGTACAATAGATGCGCGGGTACCCATGGCAAGACCAAACTCTTTTTCAAAAACACGAAACAGATGTAGAGTGTAAATCTGTGACGCGTGTTGCAATAGGTCCACAAGGGGGAACACGGAGGTCGGGGTCGCTCTAATACAGTTGAATTCTTTGAGCTCCTCCTCTTCTCTCCATCTCCGGACAGTTGTTTCGTATATACCAAAGAACTCGGTAACTGAAGTTGTTTTTGAAGCTTGAAAACCCATTGCATGGTTTGTGCTCTCGCTCCTTTGCGACGATAGAATACCCGCTGAAAAGTACATGTTATTGAACACAGTGCACCATTTGGTTCGTAGGCTGTATAGTCGGTTGAACCATAGGTGGTTATCGAGGCCATACTCTGTCGTCATAGTTCGCCAAGTCGCTTCAAATTCAGTTTCACTAAAGCAACCATTGAGGCATTGGTTGAACATATTCTGGAATGGCCTATCATGCTTTAAAGTTCCAAAGTGAGAGATGGCATTTTGTTGGATATGCCATTGACATAGCCTGTGTCTACTTTGTGGGTACACCTGTTCAACATAGAAAATAGTGCTACCATCTCGAGTGTAGATGTTTATATCTGTG contains:
- the LOC141587904 gene encoding protein FAR1-RELATED SEQUENCE 5-like produces the protein MYYQLNVDTKFRQVTIFRTNVYTNINSTDINIYTRDGSTIFYVEQVYPQSRHRLCQWHIQQNAISHFGTLKHDRPFQNMFNQCLNGCFSETEFEATWRTMTTEYGLDNHLWFNRLYSLRTKWCTVFNNMYFSAGILSSQRSESTNHAMGFQASKTTSVTEFFGIYETTVRRWREEEELKEFNCIRATPTSVFPLVDLLQHASQIYTLHLFRVFEKEFGLAMGTRASIVQSEDSTLLYRVHTGGNEGSSHHVTYDCGNHLTDCTCMKYQVMGVLCSHIIRVLHMHSVQGIPSAYIRRRWTKFAKTEV